The Haloarchaeobius amylolyticus genome window below encodes:
- a CDS encoding MBL fold metallo-hydrolase, whose amino-acid sequence MTIRHDGLLVDWLGYATTRIEAPDGTVVYLDPGRYGVLSGEWEPPGGQDLPHPEPQDEYPKDGDVVCITHDHHYDSDALTRVADSEATVVVYEAVDASNIDRDVTPVDELPYEVVRVDDEAHVSAAGVDVWSVPAYNEPDGPHAKADGSVSHPEGFGCGFKVGIGGVSVFWPGDSDALDGFAELDVSLFLANIGGSVVSDRHESAALAEAMDPDLVLPVHYNTIDILTTDSGEFAKDVARRGIPVVLDEL is encoded by the coding sequence ATGACGATTCGACACGACGGCCTGCTGGTCGACTGGCTCGGCTACGCGACGACGCGCATCGAGGCCCCGGACGGGACCGTCGTCTACCTCGACCCCGGCCGGTACGGCGTGCTCTCGGGGGAGTGGGAGCCCCCGGGCGGGCAGGACCTCCCGCATCCCGAACCGCAGGACGAGTACCCGAAGGACGGCGACGTGGTCTGTATCACGCACGACCACCACTACGATTCGGACGCCCTGACGCGGGTCGCGGACAGCGAGGCGACGGTCGTGGTGTACGAGGCGGTCGACGCGAGCAACATCGACCGCGACGTGACACCGGTCGACGAACTCCCCTACGAGGTCGTCCGGGTCGACGACGAGGCCCACGTGAGCGCGGCCGGGGTGGACGTGTGGTCGGTCCCGGCGTACAACGAGCCGGATGGCCCGCACGCGAAGGCCGACGGGAGCGTCTCGCACCCGGAGGGCTTCGGCTGTGGGTTCAAGGTCGGTATCGGCGGCGTCTCGGTGTTCTGGCCGGGTGATTCGGACGCGCTCGACGGGTTCGCAGAACTCGATGTGTCGCTGTTCCTCGCGAACATCGGCGGGAGCGTGGTGTCGGACCGCCACGAGTCGGCCGCCCTCGCCGAGGCGATGGACCCGGACCTCGTCCTGCCGGTCCACTACAACACCATCGACATCCTCACCACGGACTCGGGCGAGTTCGCGAAGGACGTGGCACGGCGGGGTATCCCGGTCGTACTCGACGAGTTGTGA
- a CDS encoding zinc ribbon domain-containing protein produces MDAGSPRDDEGTAAPPFCSRCGSRLGADARFCPQCGSRVTPLHESDADSGRRAQTRRERRRDDRPRESERRGDENRRNRTENQREDGQRREDDRREERQREDGQYSEESRRDDRRRHGPALRERVDARLVEGWEVEEDYGDRVVLVDRSYGSAGMHVIIALATIWWTSGLGNAAYAAYKYYADAERLILTRREGPNGPVVTESHEGSRSSGTAAVVAGLILGFLGLMLFLPLLFGLALIFQEVAVVLAIGALLLAGGVAASKASGSDHSITDFGRTKDVTERVVYEPDLPCTACLSPIEAGVERRYADQFLVAGLPVKTYESGSNHYCRSCADGETDTELPDADEEESESETTADSDDGGFEFEHDF; encoded by the coding sequence ATGGACGCCGGTAGTCCCCGCGACGACGAGGGCACGGCCGCCCCACCGTTCTGTTCCCGGTGTGGGTCCCGGCTCGGGGCCGATGCACGGTTCTGTCCCCAGTGTGGCTCTCGCGTGACGCCCCTCCACGAGAGCGACGCCGACAGCGGTCGGCGAGCACAGACCCGGCGCGAACGACGTCGAGACGACCGACCGCGAGAGTCCGAGCGACGGGGAGACGAGAACCGACGGAACAGGACCGAGAACCAGCGCGAAGACGGCCAGCGCCGGGAGGACGACCGACGCGAGGAGCGCCAGCGCGAAGACGGCCAGTACAGCGAGGAAAGCCGACGCGACGACCGTCGCCGCCACGGCCCGGCCCTCCGCGAGCGCGTCGACGCCCGGCTCGTCGAGGGGTGGGAGGTCGAGGAGGACTACGGTGACCGGGTGGTGCTCGTCGACCGGTCGTACGGGAGCGCCGGGATGCACGTCATCATCGCGCTCGCGACCATCTGGTGGACGTCCGGGCTCGGGAACGCCGCCTACGCCGCCTACAAGTACTACGCCGACGCCGAGCGCCTGATCTTGACCCGTCGCGAGGGCCCGAACGGTCCGGTCGTGACCGAGTCCCACGAGGGCTCGCGGTCCAGCGGGACCGCGGCCGTCGTCGCCGGGCTCATCCTCGGCTTCCTGGGGCTCATGCTGTTCCTGCCCCTGCTGTTCGGGCTGGCGCTGATCTTCCAGGAGGTCGCGGTCGTCCTGGCCATCGGCGCGCTGTTGCTCGCCGGGGGCGTCGCCGCCTCGAAGGCCTCGGGGTCCGACCACTCCATCACCGACTTCGGCCGCACGAAGGACGTGACCGAGCGCGTGGTCTACGAGCCGGACCTGCCGTGTACGGCCTGCCTGTCGCCCATCGAGGCCGGGGTCGAGCGCCGCTACGCCGACCAGTTCCTCGTGGCCGGTCTCCCGGTCAAGACCTACGAGTCCGGCTCGAACCACTACTGCCGGTCCTGCGCCGACGGGGAGACGGACACGGAACTTCCCGATGCAGACGAGGAGGAGTCCGAGAGTGAGACGACCGCCGATTCCGACGACGGCGGCTTCGAGTTCGAGCACGACTTCTGA
- a CDS encoding DNA topoisomerase IV subunit A produces the protein MSTDTDAEARQKLIDLAAEFYDQFEGGEIPRMTLPTRTKSNIEYDEDKNVWVYGDRTSTRSANSVRGARKLLKAVYTIDFLAQQLDEDRSSTLRELYYLSESWDNEEAQFNGQDESNKLVEDLEIVSEVKREDFHMRPEESGATLIGPLKIREQTRRGEREIHCQKDVGEGGYQIPNNPDTVEFLDHDIDFVMCVETGGMRDRLVENGFDEDHNALVVHLKGQPARATRRITKRLHDELGLPVVVFTDGDPWSYRIFGSVAYGSIKSAHLSEYLATPEARYVGIRPQDIVEYDLPTDPLSDSDINALESELEDPRFQSEFWTEQIELQLDIEKKAEQQALAARGLDFVTDTYLPERLDEMGII, from the coding sequence ATGAGCACCGACACAGACGCCGAGGCCCGGCAGAAACTCATCGACCTCGCCGCAGAGTTCTACGACCAGTTCGAGGGGGGCGAGATTCCCCGCATGACCCTCCCGACCCGCACGAAGTCCAACATCGAGTACGACGAGGACAAGAACGTGTGGGTGTACGGGGACCGCACCTCGACGCGCTCGGCCAACTCGGTCCGGGGCGCACGAAAACTGCTGAAGGCGGTCTACACCATCGACTTCCTCGCCCAGCAACTCGACGAGGACCGCTCGTCCACCCTGCGTGAGCTGTACTACCTCTCCGAGTCGTGGGACAACGAGGAGGCGCAGTTCAACGGGCAGGACGAGTCGAACAAACTCGTCGAGGACTTAGAGATCGTCAGCGAGGTCAAACGCGAGGACTTCCACATGCGGCCGGAGGAGTCGGGTGCGACCCTCATCGGCCCGCTGAAGATCCGCGAGCAGACCCGTCGCGGCGAGCGCGAGATCCACTGCCAGAAGGACGTCGGCGAGGGCGGCTACCAGATCCCGAACAACCCCGACACCGTCGAGTTCCTCGACCACGACATCGACTTCGTGATGTGCGTGGAGACCGGTGGTATGCGCGACCGTCTCGTCGAGAACGGCTTCGACGAGGACCACAACGCACTCGTCGTCCACCTCAAGGGGCAGCCCGCGCGAGCGACCCGTCGCATCACCAAGCGCCTGCACGACGAACTCGGCCTCCCGGTCGTGGTCTTCACTGACGGCGACCCGTGGTCGTACCGCATCTTCGGGTCGGTCGCCTACGGCTCCATCAAGTCCGCACACCTCTCGGAGTACCTCGCCACGCCGGAGGCCCGGTACGTCGGCATCCGGCCACAGGACATCGTCGAGTACGACCTGCCGACCGACCCGCTCTCGGACTCCGACATCAACGCACTGGAGTCCGAACTGGAGGACCCGCGCTTCCAGTCCGAGTTCTGGACCGAGCAGATCGAACTCCAGCTCGACATCGAGAAGAAGGCAGAACAGCAGGCACTCGCGGCTCGCGGCCTCGACTTCGTGACCGACACCTACCTGCCCGAGCGCCTCGACGAGATGGGCATCATCTGA
- a CDS encoding DNA topoisomerase VI subunit B — MTSFQSTLGEEAGIAEELAESQRAISIAEFFEKNKQMLGFNSGARGLVTAVKEAVDNALDAAEEAGILPDVYVEIQEAGDYYRLIVEDNGPGITKESLPKVFGKLLYGSRFHSREQSRGQQGIGISAAVLYSQLTSGKPAKITSRTEGAAEANYYELIIDTDDNEPEIRAESTTSWDRPHGTRIELEMEANMRARQQLHDYIQHTAVVNPHARIELKEPQEHFKYERATDELPKETEEIRPHPHGVELGNVLKMLKASDSHSVSGFLQSEFTRVGRKTSNNIIDAFRDRYYGREMAWTLPDDEALQGAIDDAVNNKPADAKATFADAVVANLHDAATDGRVAHHQVAEAVNDAASADDLGTTFGSTVCENVVEAVWRTITGFGLEEEPDRLRDDVRGYADEATSVQKDDAIVVAFADRLAAKFVPEEEDDDVRNRLTRKQLRDYVDRAADMTEEREEATFGDTARENVVEAVWGGMVTVPDDPPSVKDLADDRDGASDLVSAMRVTDIMAPPTSCLSPITDDLVEAGLKKVYDAEFYASATRDAEVHAGDPFIAEAGIAYGGELAAEGQADLLRFANRVPLVYKRGGCAITDVVKGIGWRNYNLDQPGGSGIPNGPVVIMVHVASTNVPFTSESKDAVASVEVIQDEIELAIREAARELKSYLKKQRSMRKRQKKQNVLAEILPQMAEKVAHVTGRPQPNIDDAMARIMNNVLVERETEANGDSQTVRVLVENHSSRNESPDVTDIVTAEPQDVSDGATVVEMDGEWFVKWTPDVKSGDEAILEYTVAADASFDLSVSEVEAAKLTVNQ; from the coding sequence ATGACGTCCTTCCAGTCGACACTCGGCGAGGAGGCAGGCATCGCCGAGGAGTTGGCCGAGAGCCAGCGGGCCATCTCCATCGCCGAGTTCTTCGAGAAGAACAAACAGATGCTCGGCTTCAACAGTGGCGCGCGAGGGCTCGTCACTGCGGTCAAGGAAGCCGTAGACAACGCCCTCGACGCCGCCGAAGAGGCCGGAATCCTCCCCGACGTCTACGTCGAGATACAGGAGGCTGGTGACTACTACCGCCTCATCGTCGAGGACAACGGGCCGGGCATCACCAAGGAATCGCTCCCGAAGGTCTTCGGGAAACTGCTCTACGGGAGTCGCTTTCACTCGCGCGAACAGTCCCGCGGGCAGCAGGGTATCGGTATCTCCGCGGCCGTCCTCTACTCCCAGCTGACCAGCGGCAAACCCGCAAAGATAACCTCCAGAACCGAGGGCGCCGCCGAGGCGAACTACTACGAGCTCATCATCGACACGGACGACAACGAGCCAGAGATCCGCGCGGAGTCGACCACCTCGTGGGACCGCCCCCACGGCACGCGCATCGAGCTGGAGATGGAGGCGAACATGCGGGCGCGCCAGCAGCTCCACGACTACATCCAGCACACCGCGGTCGTCAACCCCCACGCCCGCATCGAGCTGAAGGAACCGCAGGAGCACTTCAAGTACGAGCGCGCGACCGACGAACTCCCGAAGGAGACCGAGGAGATCCGCCCGCACCCGCACGGGGTCGAACTCGGGAACGTCCTGAAGATGCTGAAGGCGAGCGATTCGCACTCCGTCTCGGGCTTCCTCCAGTCCGAGTTCACCCGCGTCGGCCGCAAGACCTCGAACAACATCATCGACGCGTTCCGCGACCGCTACTACGGCCGCGAGATGGCGTGGACCCTGCCCGACGACGAGGCCCTCCAGGGGGCCATCGACGACGCGGTGAACAACAAGCCGGCGGACGCGAAGGCGACCTTCGCCGACGCCGTCGTCGCGAACCTCCACGACGCCGCGACCGACGGGCGCGTCGCCCACCACCAGGTCGCCGAGGCAGTGAACGACGCCGCCAGCGCCGACGACCTCGGGACCACCTTCGGCAGCACCGTCTGCGAGAACGTGGTCGAGGCGGTCTGGCGGACCATCACGGGCTTCGGGCTCGAGGAGGAGCCCGACCGACTGCGCGACGACGTCCGGGGCTACGCCGACGAGGCGACGAGCGTCCAGAAGGACGACGCCATCGTCGTCGCGTTCGCCGACCGCCTCGCCGCCAAGTTCGTCCCCGAGGAGGAAGACGACGACGTCCGGAACCGCCTCACCCGCAAGCAACTGCGGGACTACGTCGACCGCGCCGCGGACATGACCGAAGAGCGCGAGGAGGCGACCTTCGGCGACACCGCCCGCGAGAACGTGGTCGAGGCGGTCTGGGGCGGCATGGTGACGGTCCCGGACGACCCGCCGAGCGTCAAAGACCTCGCGGACGACCGCGACGGCGCGAGCGACCTCGTGTCGGCCATGCGCGTCACCGACATCATGGCCCCACCCACGTCGTGTCTCTCGCCCATCACCGACGACCTCGTCGAGGCCGGCCTGAAGAAGGTGTACGACGCCGAGTTCTACGCCTCCGCGACGCGCGACGCCGAGGTCCACGCCGGCGACCCGTTCATCGCCGAGGCCGGCATCGCCTACGGCGGCGAGTTGGCTGCCGAGGGACAGGCCGACCTGCTCCGGTTCGCCAACCGCGTCCCGCTGGTCTACAAGCGCGGTGGCTGTGCCATCACCGACGTGGTCAAGGGCATCGGCTGGCGCAACTACAACCTCGACCAGCCCGGCGGCTCGGGCATCCCGAACGGCCCGGTCGTCATCATGGTCCACGTCGCCTCGACCAACGTCCCCTTCACCAGCGAATCGAAGGACGCGGTCGCCTCCGTCGAGGTCATCCAGGACGAGATCGAACTCGCCATCCGCGAGGCCGCCCGCGAACTCAAGTCCTACCTGAAGAAGCAGCGCTCGATGCGCAAGCGCCAGAAGAAACAGAACGTCCTCGCGGAGATCCTCCCGCAGATGGCCGAGAAGGTCGCCCACGTCACGGGGCGCCCCCAGCCCAACATCGACGACGCGATGGCGCGCATCATGAACAACGTGCTCGTCGAGCGCGAGACCGAGGCCAACGGCGACAGCCAGACCGTCCGGGTCCTCGTCGAGAACCACTCCAGCAGGAACGAGTCTCCCGACGTGACGGACATCGTCACCGCCGAACCGCAGGACGTCTCCGACGGTGCGACCGTCGTCGAGATGGACGGCGAGTGGTTCGTCAAGTGGACGCCTGACGTCAAGAGCGGTGACGAGGCCATCCTCGAGTACACCGTCGCCGCGGACGCATCGTTCGACCTCAGCGTGAGCGAGGTCGAGGCAGCGAAACTCACCGTCAACCAATGA
- the gyrB gene encoding DNA topoisomerase (ATP-hydrolyzing) subunit B, whose product MSEESEYSAGQIQVLEGLEAVRKRPAMYIGSTDSRGLHHLVYEVVDNSIDEALAGYCDDITVTVHEDNSISVEDDGRGIPVDTHAEYDKPAVEVIMTVLHAGGKFDNKSYQVSGGLHGVGVSVVNALSERLEVEVTRDGAVWKQAFERGVPQGELDRVRDMEPDEENGTRIHFWPDQEIFESDDYSYTTLANRLRELAFLNSGVNISLVDERDGKSETFHYEGGIRAFVRYLNETKTALHDDVIYFEDEEEDIQVEVAMQATDELQGSIHAFANNINTREGGTHLTGFKTALTRVVNDYATSNGLLKDLDDTLKGDDIREGLTAVISVKHPDPQFEGQTKTKLGNSEVRGIVESAMHEHLGTYFEENPNTAQAVISKAVEAAKARKAAKKAEELTRRKSALETTSLPGKLADCQTRDPDQAELFIVEGDSAGGSAKQARAPEFQAVLPIRGKVLNVEKHRLDRILENEQIRNLITAIGTGIGDEFDIEDARYKKIIMATDADVDGAHIRTLLLTFLYRHMRPLLEAGYVYATKPPLYRIRYNGNTYDVMNEAEREQVVEEKCNGNPTQVQRFKGLGEMNPEQLWSTTMDPDRRVLKQINIEDAAAADKMFSVLMGDAVGPRKEFIKEHAPEANWVDI is encoded by the coding sequence ATGTCCGAAGAAAGTGAATACAGCGCCGGTCAGATCCAGGTCCTCGAAGGCCTGGAGGCCGTACGAAAGCGGCCGGCGATGTATATCGGCTCTACCGACTCTCGGGGTCTCCACCATCTCGTCTACGAGGTGGTCGACAACTCCATCGACGAGGCCCTCGCCGGCTACTGTGACGACATCACCGTCACGGTGCACGAGGACAACTCCATCAGCGTCGAGGACGACGGGCGCGGCATCCCCGTCGACACCCACGCCGAGTACGACAAACCCGCCGTCGAGGTCATCATGACCGTCCTGCACGCGGGTGGGAAGTTCGACAACAAGTCCTACCAGGTCTCGGGTGGGCTCCACGGCGTCGGTGTGAGCGTCGTGAACGCGCTCTCCGAGCGCCTCGAGGTCGAGGTGACACGTGACGGTGCCGTGTGGAAGCAAGCCTTCGAGCGGGGTGTCCCCCAGGGTGAACTCGACCGGGTCCGCGACATGGAGCCGGACGAGGAGAACGGGACGCGAATCCACTTCTGGCCCGACCAGGAGATCTTCGAGTCCGACGACTACTCCTACACCACGCTCGCGAACCGGCTGCGCGAGCTGGCGTTCCTCAACTCGGGCGTGAACATCTCGCTCGTCGACGAGCGCGACGGCAAGTCCGAGACGTTCCACTACGAGGGTGGTATCCGGGCGTTCGTCCGCTATCTCAACGAGACCAAGACCGCGCTCCACGACGACGTCATCTACTTCGAGGACGAGGAGGAGGACATCCAGGTCGAGGTCGCGATGCAGGCGACCGACGAACTCCAGGGCTCCATCCACGCCTTCGCGAACAACATCAACACGCGCGAGGGCGGAACCCACCTCACCGGGTTCAAGACGGCCCTGACCCGCGTCGTCAACGACTACGCGACCAGCAACGGGCTGCTGAAGGACCTCGACGACACCCTCAAGGGCGACGACATCCGCGAGGGGCTCACCGCGGTTATCTCCGTGAAGCACCCGGACCCGCAGTTCGAGGGCCAGACCAAGACGAAGCTCGGGAACTCCGAGGTCCGCGGTATCGTCGAGAGCGCGATGCACGAACACCTCGGCACCTACTTCGAGGAGAACCCGAACACCGCACAGGCGGTCATCTCGAAGGCTGTCGAGGCCGCGAAGGCCCGCAAGGCCGCGAAGAAGGCCGAGGAGCTGACGCGCCGGAAGTCGGCGCTCGAGACGACCTCCCTGCCGGGCAAGCTCGCGGACTGCCAGACCCGCGACCCCGACCAGGCGGAGCTGTTCATCGTGGAGGGCGACTCCGCGGGCGGCAGCGCGAAGCAGGCCCGCGCCCCCGAGTTCCAGGCGGTCCTGCCCATCCGTGGGAAGGTGCTCAACGTCGAGAAGCACCGCCTCGACCGCATCCTCGAGAACGAGCAGATCCGCAACCTCATCACCGCCATCGGTACCGGCATCGGTGACGAGTTCGACATCGAGGACGCCCGCTACAAGAAGATCATCATGGCGACCGACGCCGACGTCGACGGGGCGCACATCCGGACGCTCCTGCTGACGTTCCTCTACCGGCACATGCGCCCCCTGCTCGAGGCCGGCTACGTCTACGCGACGAAGCCGCCGCTCTACCGCATCCGCTACAACGGGAACACCTACGACGTGATGAACGAGGCCGAGCGCGAGCAGGTGGTCGAGGAGAAGTGCAACGGGAACCCGACGCAGGTCCAGCGGTTCAAGGGCCTCGGCGAGATGAACCCCGAGCAGCTCTGGTCCACCACGATGGACCCCGACCGCCGCGTCCTCAAGCAGATCAACATCGAGGACGCCGCCGCAGCGGACAAGATGTTCTCCGTGCTGATGGGCGACGCCGTCGGCCCGCGCAAGGAGTTCATCAAGGAACACGCTCCCGAAGCCAACTGGGTCGATATCTAG
- the gyrA gene encoding DNA gyrase subunit A, which yields MSSEAPESPDVPADRIEHVRIEDEMEQSYIDYAMSVIVGRALPDVRDGLKPVHRRILYAMHDMGVTSRSSHRKSSSIVGETMGDYHPHGDQAIYDTLVGMAQEFSMRYPLVDGQGNFGSMDGDPAAAMRYTEARMAPIAETLMEDIEKDTVDFSSNYDDRLQEPDVLPAAFPNLLVNGSTGIAVGMSTNIPPHNLGEIIDATIEVIDNPDADVNDLMEHVKGPDFPTGANIVGRNAVRKAYATGRGRIRIRAEFEVEDWKKDRKRIVITELPYQENKARLVERIADNVNEGKIEGISDLRDESDRDGVRIAIDLKRGANVEVVKNQLVEHHLEKTFGVINLALVDGQPKVLSLKETLEHYIDHRKEVVRRRSQYDLQEAEDRAHILEGRLKALDHIDDVVELIRNSDDRDAAKAGLEETYDLSEAQSEHIVRMQLGSLTSMEAAEIEDEYEEVQETIEYLESVLASEEKLLSVIKDELRDVKDEFDDDRRTSFVEDTGEVTHEDLIPEEDVLVVFTEDDYVKRMPVDAFDAQNRGGKGIIGGDIKEGDRVSKVFRASTHDYLLCFTNHGQVYQLKGYQIPEMSRTARGKSAVNIIDLDDGEEITAVVNTDDFDEDEAITMVTRNGYVKRTKTEDFQNILSTGIIAAKLDEGDELADVEVTDGTTDLVIGTEQGMTIRFDEDEVRTMGRNTRGVRGIKLDEDDHVAGLVATKESDDRALLTVTKNGYGKRTLLSNYRRQSRYGKGLIDIKTNERNGTVTSVKAVGEDDHAVVMSEQGQIMRTRVSDVSLQGRNTMGVTVMDVEADDAVATVEVIPAADDHEDDVEVESAE from the coding sequence ATGAGTTCAGAAGCCCCCGAATCCCCCGACGTTCCAGCCGACCGCATCGAGCACGTCCGCATCGAGGACGAGATGGAGCAGAGCTACATCGACTACGCGATGTCCGTCATCGTGGGTCGGGCCCTGCCCGACGTCCGTGACGGCCTGAAGCCCGTCCACCGCCGCATCCTCTACGCGATGCACGACATGGGCGTCACGAGTCGGTCGAGCCACCGCAAGAGTTCGTCCATCGTCGGCGAGACGATGGGTGACTACCACCCCCACGGCGACCAGGCCATCTACGACACCCTCGTCGGCATGGCTCAGGAGTTCTCCATGCGCTACCCCCTCGTCGACGGGCAGGGGAACTTCGGCAGCATGGACGGCGACCCGGCCGCGGCCATGCGGTACACCGAGGCCCGGATGGCGCCCATCGCCGAGACGCTCATGGAGGACATCGAGAAGGACACGGTCGACTTCTCCTCGAACTACGACGACCGCCTCCAGGAGCCCGACGTGCTCCCGGCGGCCTTCCCGAACCTCCTCGTCAACGGCTCGACCGGTATCGCGGTCGGGATGTCGACGAACATCCCGCCGCACAACCTCGGCGAGATCATCGACGCGACCATCGAGGTCATCGACAACCCCGACGCCGACGTGAACGACCTGATGGAGCACGTCAAGGGGCCTGACTTCCCGACCGGCGCGAACATCGTCGGCCGCAACGCCGTCCGCAAGGCGTACGCGACCGGCCGCGGGCGCATCCGCATCCGCGCCGAGTTCGAGGTCGAGGACTGGAAGAAGGACCGGAAACGCATCGTCATCACCGAACTGCCCTACCAGGAGAACAAGGCCCGTCTCGTCGAGCGCATCGCCGACAACGTCAACGAGGGCAAGATAGAGGGCATCTCGGACCTGCGCGACGAGTCCGACCGCGACGGCGTCCGAATCGCCATCGACCTCAAGCGCGGCGCGAACGTCGAGGTCGTCAAGAACCAGCTCGTCGAGCACCACCTGGAGAAGACCTTCGGCGTCATCAACCTCGCGCTGGTCGACGGCCAGCCGAAGGTGCTCTCGCTGAAGGAGACGCTCGAGCACTACATCGACCACCGCAAGGAGGTCGTCCGCCGGCGCTCGCAGTACGACCTGCAGGAGGCCGAGGACCGCGCCCACATCCTCGAGGGCCGCCTGAAGGCGCTCGACCACATCGACGACGTGGTCGAACTCATCCGGAACTCCGACGACCGCGACGCCGCGAAGGCCGGCCTCGAGGAGACGTACGACCTCTCGGAAGCCCAGTCCGAGCACATCGTCCGGATGCAACTCGGGTCGCTCACCAGCATGGAGGCGGCCGAGATCGAGGACGAGTACGAGGAGGTCCAGGAGACCATCGAGTACCTCGAGTCCGTCCTCGCGAGCGAGGAGAAACTGCTCTCGGTCATCAAGGACGAACTCCGCGACGTGAAAGACGAGTTCGACGACGACCGCCGCACCTCCTTCGTCGAGGACACCGGCGAGGTCACCCACGAGGACCTCATCCCCGAGGAGGACGTCCTCGTCGTCTTCACCGAGGACGACTACGTCAAGCGCATGCCCGTCGACGCCTTCGACGCCCAGAACCGCGGTGGCAAGGGCATCATCGGCGGCGACATCAAGGAGGGTGACCGGGTGTCGAAGGTGTTCCGCGCGAGCACCCACGACTACCTCCTCTGCTTCACCAACCACGGGCAGGTCTACCAGCTCAAGGGCTACCAGATACCCGAGATGTCCCGCACCGCCCGCGGGAAGTCGGCCGTGAACATCATCGACCTGGACGACGGCGAGGAGATCACCGCCGTCGTCAACACGGACGACTTCGACGAGGACGAGGCCATCACGATGGTCACCCGGAACGGCTACGTCAAGCGCACGAAGACCGAGGACTTCCAGAACATCCTCTCGACCGGCATCATCGCCGCCAAACTCGACGAGGGCGACGAACTCGCCGACGTGGAGGTCACCGACGGGACGACCGACCTCGTCATCGGCACCGAGCAGGGCATGACCATCCGGTTCGACGAGGACGAGGTCCGGACGATGGGCCGCAACACCCGCGGTGTCCGGGGCATCAAACTGGACGAGGACGACCACGTCGCCGGCCTCGTCGCGACGAAGGAGTCCGACGACCGCGCGCTCCTGACCGTCACGAAGAACGGGTACGGCAAGCGCACGCTCCTGTCGAACTACCGGCGCCAGTCCCGCTACGGGAAGGGCCTCATCGACATCAAGACGAACGAGCGCAACGGGACCGTCACCTCGGTCAAGGCGGTCGGCGAGGACGACCACGCGGTCGTCATGTCCGAACAGGGCCAGATCATGCGGACCCGCGTCTCCGACGTCTCGCTCCAGGGTCGCAACACCATGGGTGTGACCGTGATGGACGTCGAGGCGGACGACGCGGTCGCGACCGTCGAGGTCATCCCGGCGGCCGACGACCACGAGGACGACGTCGAGGTCGAGTCCGCGGAGTAA
- a CDS encoding ester cyclase, whose protein sequence is MPTLSPPAQTVRERREHACSLFESRWQTGQFDPDLVTEDYQACGLTTEPTDAAGEAAAVAAVHEAFPDLRTTVRAVVCEGDFVAVHFSATGTHERPIAGVSATGEQVRTGGMVLYAFEDGLVAESRTFLDVSSLLDVWDGIDSPST, encoded by the coding sequence ATGCCGACACTCAGCCCACCCGCCCAGACGGTTCGAGAGAGACGCGAGCACGCCTGTTCCCTGTTCGAGAGCCGGTGGCAGACGGGCCAGTTCGACCCCGACCTCGTGACCGAGGACTACCAGGCCTGTGGCCTGACCACCGAGCCGACCGACGCCGCGGGCGAGGCTGCCGCGGTGGCCGCGGTCCACGAGGCGTTCCCCGACCTGCGAACGACCGTCAGGGCCGTCGTCTGCGAAGGGGACTTCGTGGCGGTCCACTTCAGCGCGACCGGGACCCACGAGCGCCCCATCGCCGGTGTCTCTGCGACCGGCGAACAGGTCCGTACCGGCGGGATGGTGCTCTACGCGTTCGAGGATGGCCTGGTCGCAGAATCGCGGACGTTCCTCGACGTGTCGAGCCTCCTCGACGTGTGGGACGGCATCGATAGCCCCTCGACGTGA